In the Deinococcus planocerae genome, one interval contains:
- a CDS encoding adenylyl cyclase, with the protein MQRPHVSPTASSSPSKGRPAALLLCVALTLGACAQQGAVTTDTAGAADLGTARVRGNASNLGPNVRVFDPSMPVAEIQAALDAAYARQVDDEMGSGRYAFLFRPGTYGTAQRPLQVKVGYYTEIAGLGASPGDVVINGKVEVYNRCLGDGGASNCLALVNFWRTLSNLTIDVNAAGQDGCRASANFWAVSQAAPMRRVWVRGGTLSLMDYCTAGPQYASGGFMADSRAETVVNGSQQQWLTRNSEIGSWSNGVWNQVFAGVVGAPSDATFPEPPYTTLDTTPVSREKPFLYVDAGGEYAVRVPSARTETRGTSWNGTEAPGRSIPLRDFFVARPSDSAQTINRELARGRNLLLTPGVYSIDRDLTVRRPNTVVLGLGHATLTAVNGATPLRIADVPGVIVAGVTIDAGTEKSPVLLQVGRERGGGRREDSSNPTTLSDVYFRVGGPHVGRADVALEVNSDHVLIDHAWVWRADHGAEGFSGDTERWRTNTGRNGVVINGDDVTATGLFVEHFQEYNTVWNGERGTTVLYQNELPYDPPTQAEWMNGQTLGWAGYKVAPQVRTHTLHGGGVYVFNQNNPSIVTENGFEVPRAPGVRLRHIMTVNLSAGTINHVVGGVGGPADTTRVGQPVYVERYPVP; encoded by the coding sequence ATGCAACGACCGCACGTCTCACCCACCGCCTCCAGTTCTCCCTCCAAGGGCCGCCCCGCCGCCCTGCTTCTGTGCGTGGCCCTCACCCTGGGGGCCTGCGCGCAGCAGGGCGCGGTGACGACGGATACCGCCGGGGCCGCCGACCTCGGGACCGCCCGGGTGCGGGGCAATGCCTCCAACCTCGGCCCGAACGTCCGGGTCTTCGACCCCAGTATGCCCGTGGCCGAGATTCAGGCCGCACTCGACGCGGCCTACGCCCGGCAGGTGGACGACGAGATGGGCAGCGGGAGGTACGCCTTCTTGTTCAGGCCCGGCACGTACGGCACGGCCCAGCGGCCCCTCCAGGTCAAGGTGGGCTACTACACCGAGATCGCGGGCCTGGGGGCCTCGCCCGGCGACGTGGTGATCAACGGCAAGGTGGAGGTCTACAACCGCTGCCTGGGCGACGGCGGCGCGAGCAACTGCCTGGCGCTCGTGAACTTCTGGCGCACGCTGTCGAACCTCACCATCGACGTGAACGCCGCGGGGCAAGACGGGTGCCGGGCCTCCGCGAACTTCTGGGCGGTGTCGCAGGCCGCGCCCATGCGCCGGGTGTGGGTGCGCGGCGGCACCCTGTCGCTGATGGACTACTGCACCGCGGGCCCCCAGTACGCGAGCGGCGGCTTCATGGCCGACAGCCGGGCGGAGACCGTCGTCAACGGCTCGCAGCAGCAGTGGCTGACCCGCAACAGCGAGATCGGAAGCTGGTCGAACGGCGTGTGGAACCAGGTGTTCGCGGGCGTCGTGGGCGCCCCGAGCGACGCGACCTTTCCCGAGCCGCCCTACACGACGCTGGACACCACGCCGGTCAGCCGCGAGAAGCCCTTCCTGTACGTGGACGCCGGGGGCGAGTACGCGGTGCGCGTGCCGTCCGCCCGCACGGAGACCCGGGGCACCTCCTGGAACGGCACCGAGGCGCCGGGCCGCTCCATTCCGCTGCGTGACTTCTTCGTCGCGCGGCCCTCGGATTCGGCGCAGACGATCAACCGGGAATTGGCGCGCGGAAGGAACCTGCTGCTCACCCCCGGCGTGTACAGCATCGACCGCGACCTAACCGTGAGGCGACCGAACACGGTCGTGCTGGGCCTGGGCCACGCGACCCTGACCGCCGTGAACGGCGCGACGCCCCTGCGAATCGCGGACGTGCCCGGGGTGATCGTCGCGGGGGTGACGATAGACGCGGGAACCGAGAAGTCGCCGGTGCTGTTGCAGGTGGGCCGGGAGCGCGGGGGCGGGCGCCGGGAGGACTCCTCCAACCCGACCACCCTCAGCGACGTGTACTTCCGGGTCGGCGGGCCGCACGTTGGCCGGGCGGACGTGGCCCTGGAGGTCAACAGCGACCACGTGCTGATCGACCACGCCTGGGTCTGGCGGGCCGACCACGGCGCCGAGGGCTTCTCGGGCGACACCGAGCGCTGGCGGACCAACACCGGCAGGAACGGCGTGGTGATCAACGGCGACGACGTGACGGCGACGGGCCTGTTTGTCGAGCACTTCCAGGAATACAACACGGTGTGGAACGGCGAGCGCGGCACGACCGTCCTGTACCAGAACGAACTGCCGTACGACCCGCCCACCCAGGCCGAGTGGATGAACGGCCAGACGCTCGGTTGGGCGGGGTACAAGGTCGCTCCCCAGGTGCGGACCCACACGCTGCACGGCGGGGGCGTGTACGTCTTCAACCAGAACAACCCGTCCATCGTGACCGAGAACGGCTTCGAGGTGCCGCGGGCGCCCGGCGTGAGGCTGCGCCACATCATGACGGTCAACCTCAGCGCGGGCACGATCAACCACGTGGTGGGCGGTGTGGGCGGTCCGGCAGACACCACCCGCGTCGGTCAGCCGGTCTACGTCGAGCGGTACCCCGTACCCTGA